TTGTGATTACCCTCGTCAGATGCTGAAGTAAAGCGTAGCCAACAGCAATAAGTACGACTAATCAACCCAGCTGATTATGCTGCACCGTCTGCTGCTATTTTCTTCCAGACAGACACTTTACAACCTGATtcaggcctggattcaatcaacttCTGTCCTTCAATttggtgaaaaacaaaaagcatctgTTTCTTCACAGATAGTTTGGGGAGTTGTTTTTGGTGGTTTCCGAACTTAAACTATGTTTGGGAAGAGAATAGCAAACACCTGCATTTAATTGAGGGTCAAAGTTAAGGCCACGGtttgactgaatccaggcctTCATTTCTTGGCTGAAGTAACACAGGCAGTCTGCTGAGCTGATACCGTTTGCAGTCTCCAGTGTCCTGAAGTACCTGTAGGTCTGCTGGCCTCTAGAGCCAGCTGAATAACCATGAACGCCCTCCCTGCACCTACCTCACCCCTCATCAGAGCGGCGATGTGTGTGGTCTTCCCCCCCGGAGCTGCACACATGTCCAGTACCCTCTCCCCGGGGCGTGGTCCCAAGACGTGGCTCACCACCACGGACGGCAGGTTCTGGTGAGAAGGCAGAAGATAGGCAGCAAAAAGCATGTAAATCACAGTTAATACAGGCGCACACTGACTAAATACAAAATATCAAATTGAGCCCAGGAACttattccaatcgcttattttatccATCCTTGTCTTGACCCAAAAATCGATGGACTAACATCTTTAAGGAAGGAAACAACCACATGCTTTGGAGGTCTTTTTCCAGAATGCATGACATAAAAATGATCGccctgtggatccacctttcCCCTTCTGCCAATGCTGATGCTTGAAAGAGCAAGGCCTCACGTTTACTCGATTCCTCTGTCCCTGCTTCCTTACCGTGCATCCTaggatgggtggagctaggcaCGAGGAACGGATGTGCGTAAGCGAGGAGGTAAAATAAGTGATAGGACAGAACCCCAAGGCTGGGAGGCAGGCACCCTACCTGCAGGAACACCATGCTGGGGAGAAGATCATCAAAGGAGGGGCTGAGATAGACCGGCTCCACCATCCGGATACCTACACCTCTGCACAACGGGGACCATGTTAACTTAGACAGACCAGCACACAACAGACAATGCTGCCTTTCCATCCAATTCTCAATGAGCtctctttctactgctgctcaGGTCTTTCTGGGTCACGACGGTTCATTTTGGCGAATAACGGAACATCTCTATCTCTGCCACTCACTTGATGGGTTCATCGGAGCAGAAGATGTTGGCGCGACCCATTTCGGCGACCCCGTTTCCCACAAACACCTTCTTCCCATGGAACTCCTTGGCTCCTCGCGTGCACTTCCCCTCAACGTCGGAGAAGACAGACACCTTGTCCCCAGCCTTCATGTCTACAATCACAGAGCCACAGCCCAGTTTAATCCCAGAGCAGACTGTGCTGAGCATCCACACCCTGACCCACTTCCATCAGCACAATGGCCGTTTTTCAACTGTTGTCAAGCTTTTAAAAAGCTTTCAAGCTTTTTTTTGGAGTCCAGTTGCTCTTGGTATCTAATACATAATTAAATAACAGCGAGTAACATCAAAGCCTTGCAATGCCTTAACCCATTTTGAAGAGCACCTTTGTTGATGACAGCGTCTCAAAGTGAAAACCACAGGACCATGGATCTTTTTTTGAAGGAAATTACATGAATATCATCTTTGTACCAGAGGTACCAAACTTAAAAATATGACCAGTGTCACaaaccccccctctccttctaAGAGTGACAACCATGCAGCAAATAACTAACTTCCTGCACACAGAAGCCAGCTCCCACATACGGACACAAATTAAGAAATATTAGCGTTGACTCAGGTGAGAGATGCCATTGACTGTGGACTTCTACAttcataataagaataataatttcttatttagctgcCACATTTATCCAAAGGCTGTCCATTCACTTAACTCTGCTAATAATAGAGCCCCCCAAAAATAAGAGAACGGGGTtggctgagctgaggaggacagAGTCGGGCGTACACTTGGGGGCGGACAGGATCCCGGGAGCGAAGACGTGGGCTCCACGCAGCACTGCATTCCCGCACTGAGTGCCCACGATGACCTCAGGGTTCTCTGGCAGGGCGGCCCTGAGAACACAAAACCCAGGCACAATACAGAGCCGGGGAATCATTCCAAAATCAGTGCTGCCACTGACGCACTATGACCAAAGGACACTCAGTCAACCATGAATGGGACCAAGAACTTTCCGTTTCCCACATTTATCTCCCGAATTTGAAAAACCCAGTCATATTCATCATCAGTGCTACCTGCACTATCAATTTTGGAGTGTGTAGACAAGCATATGGTCTCCAAAGCGTGTGATGTCAGACACAACTTCATATCACATTCCTCCTACTCAAGTCACGCAGACATGAGTAGGAGGAAGACTTTGTACAGCTTAACAGGCAGACTGCGGGTACTGACCAGACCGGAGGGCCCCTCCACAGACTAAAACAGGGAAGGTGCTCTGACTTTGGGGGGATGGTACGGGATACATCCAATCAAATTCCTTTCGTTgttcaaaattattttctggTTATCCTTTAAGAGCTGCTGGTATGCCAGATAGGAGTGTTGTAAAGTCAGTGTGAACTATCTTTAGCAAAAAGCCTAACACACTCCATGAAATGttcaaaactaaaaaaagatgACTGACCGCATAGTTTCTGCTGTAGTGCTGTTTCAGCTATTTCAGATTAAGACCGTGGTTAACCCTGGACATTCCCAGCaaattttgggggtttttctgtCCACACAGCTAACATTCTATGCATACCTGGGGCCGACGACAGGAAGAAGCAAAACATCTGGAacttgtgtgtgagaaagtatGGGAATGTCCACACCATTGTAGGAGCTCATCTGCTGGAACAAACACCCAGAGTTAgtggatctctctctccctctccttccacaGAAGCCTAGCTAACACAACCCAACAAAACATCTGGAATATGTGGGTGATAAAGTACGGGAATGTCCTTACGCCTCCAGCTCATGTGCTGGAGCCAAgacctttctctctccctttgtctctctacctctccctcccactcccactctcactcaTTCGCTCACCCTCAAACTCACCCagccgcactcacacacgcacagctacACTGCTCTAAACTGCAGTGTACTACGGACTCTCGACTATGTACCTAAATCAAGGGCATTGACAACCCTACTAGTGCAAGCCCAGGAGTGAAAAAAATGCATGTGAGCTATGCAAGCAGATCTGACACATTTATCAGGCACCATATACCTGTTGCTTTCTCCTCTCTGAACCAGGTGATCAACGTGGCCCAGAGCAGAAAGGCTCCCTGTTTGAACAGCCCAGAGAGCAGACTCCCCCTCACCTGTCTGAGCTCCTCCAGCAGCCGCTCCCGGATGATGTCCAGAGGTTCCAGGTGGGTGCTGGCCCGCACACAGGtgaaggagggggggtgggacagGTGACAGAGCAGCTCCTCAAACCCAGACTCTGCCTCCTCCTGGCCCACTGCTGCCACCAGCTGGACACAGGGGGACAGTGCAGTTTTTCCATATAAGCTTGTTGTGCTGCACACTGAATGGGCAGCATGAAGCCAACTTATGTGCGGGAGGAGAGACGATAGCACCAAGTCATTGGTCCACAAAACTGCATACTGTGATTCTGGCAGACAGACCAAGTCTAACACTGTCCCATTAATCCCATTGGCTCATTAAAGCACTACATCCCCAATCTCCTCCTTAAACCTACTATAGCATTTCACAAGCAGAGGGTTGCCGCACGCAAGGGGGTGAAGTCCATACAGATATGTCACATCCTCGGAATTGTGCCATTTATATACCCATTCATCAAAGTTACTGGTTCACAGAGGCACGTTTGATTGCAAATGCAGATTGAGTGCAACCACAAACCCATAACTGTATTGTAAAATCTGCTTCATGGTTGGCCAATGCAAACCATCAAATCACAAAAATACTTACCTCTTTGTTTGTAAAGACATTCCTCAGATATGATTGTACTTCTGGCTTTAAAGCAAGTTTGGGGAAAATAAACCTCTTCTTGAGCATACTGTTGCTGCCGACATACGAACGTTGTAGAggaaataaagagaaaaaaaacacagttgcTATTTGATACTTAGCTACCCTGATAGGTTCAACGTTTTTCAATAAGAGTCTTGTTAATATTACACCACCAAATATAGATTCATCAACAGAGAATGGGACAGCTACATGCTTTGTCCACGGGGCTGCTGTTCCCTCAGCATCAACAACATCCCCGTTCTACTTCCTACTCAGATTGTATGCGGTGTTATTTCGACAGCACAGTCGACTCCCGGGAGTTATACGctgaaattaatataaaaattgCTCTATTCAATGCGTTTTGGACagacacactgcttcacatACATAATGCTTAACCACATGTCTCTAAGCAAAGTTGGTAAGCAATAACCGTTTTAGCTAGCTTGTTCCGGGTAATTACAGTTCTAACGCGAGTGATCCGAACCAACTACTGCTTGTACAGCTGTTAACTTAAACTGGGATCTAGTAGTAGTAGCCAACTTTACCCACCAGTTAGTGTGTTCCATGATCGCGTGCTTGTGCTAACTTACACTGCTACTGAATAACATACTCCGCACCAAAGATAACCATGAATAAATCGCACATAAAACAAATTGTTACAAGAATATAGCAATGTAGCTAATGTTTACTGGTTCACTCACTTCCACGTTACTTCGTTCAAAGAAGGCACGCTTTGATCACGTTGGTCTGACGTTTGACGTCACGACCATTGCTGTGGTGATTGGCTACGTGCACAAGGTAGAATTACAACGCGACTAAATTTCTTGGGAATTGTAGTCCTCAAATGTAAGcagatgttttcagtgttttccaTAATCGTaacaatatattataaatgctttttgttttacagGCATGAGTTTGACGTATTTTGTCATACAAACAATTCCGCTTTCTCATGTCACTTTCTCAACGATTGAAGAACAATGCAAACAAAATAACACTGTGTGCAACTAACAATAGTGAGATAAATATGTAGGCTACATTGGTGTGGTATCCCAGACAGAACATTAATCTTTCTAAACCCAAAGAAAGCAGCTATGTTTATTTTAACTTGTTTTACCTGGAACTCGTTGTTCTTTTAACCCTTGTCAGAAATTATGCCAGGTGTCCTCACTCTCTAGTGTCAAAGGGCAGGCCTGAGTGCCacctatacacaaacacataccttAAAGCCCCCTGGCTCAGTCAACATAGTAAATGACCTCTGACTACAAAGACTTCTTTCTCCAGCACAGTGGCTGCACAGAAGACAGGGCAAGGCCTGAAGAATATGCACCAACACAGCACTTGGGAGGTGTTGGACCCAAGGACTAACCTGCTACTGTGGTCACCTACTGGCTCAGCAGGTATATCGCTGCGCCGTAAAATGTCTGGGGTTAATTAAAACTCTTAAGAAAGTAAATGCAAGTCCAATAtggaccatatgtactctgtaagagtttGACACAATAGTTTTACTGTGACAGATCAGTGAACATTTATTCCTCACCTTGGTTTCCTGTACAGGGCTGGAAATGGCCAAATGGCTCATTTCATATTTTCCCAGAAGCAGGTTGGTGTAATTAACAGATAACAGCATCAAGGGGGCTCCGATCTGTACATTATCCCTGCTTAAAAGTCTATTCCATCTGTGCTCTAGCCAAATAATCTCAGGATGGGCAGATGTGCGCACTCATTACTTAAGACACTCACATGTTCTGGTTAGCTTATATGAACCTGAACAGTGACTCTGAGAGGAATAGTCATTACTGCAACTTGAGGGCTTTGGCTTAGTTGGTTTCTAGCCAGTGTGTTGGGGGTATATTAAGTAAGAAGAAATTTGTAATTTGGCGTCTTGTGAATTTGGTTGGGTCTTCACTTTCTTCCATTTTGCTAGAAtggagaaatgcatttaaaaatcacATAATGCACATTATAATCCTAAAATATCTCCCATGTAAACAAATCAGATTTTTGGCATTATATACATATGCATGGTCTgccataaaacacattttatgtattatcAAGCAcactacaaaaatgtaattcataagACGTATAGTATTCTGGCATGTATGAATTAAGGGCATCTGAAGAAAGATTAAATGGTGCCATTAGATTGAATAATTACAAAGGACAACAGGTAGACATTTCAaagattttaataaaaaagaaatgctaGTCCCATATataatcatcaacatcatcatccaACTTTAAAAGTGTCTGACTTTATCAAAAGTTAATGTAGTGTTGTAAACCAGTTGTTACAGAGTCCTACAATAATACTAAGTGACCCCCAAAGATTCTGTTCTTAAACGGAGCACACAGAAGAGGCATCCTGACAAATGCTGTGTATGGAAATCCATCTCATGACCGACAACCTGAACTGACAAGAGTGAACTGGTTTCCTTTGTGCTTGCAGTTTATCCTCAGGACAT
The sequence above is a segment of the Conger conger chromosome 4, fConCon1.1, whole genome shotgun sequence genome. Coding sequences within it:
- the nsun6 gene encoding tRNA (cytosine(72)-C(5))-methyltransferase NSUN6 isoform X1, yielding MEHTNCNSMLKKRFIFPKLALKPEVQSYLRNVFTNKELVAAVGQEEAESGFEELLCHLSHPPSFTCVRASTHLEPLDIIRERLLEELRQQMSSYNGVDIPILSHTQVPDVLLLPVVGPRAALPENPEVIVGTQCGNAVLRGAHVFAPGILSAPKYMKAGDKVSVFSDVEGKCTRGAKEFHGKKVFVGNGVAEMGRANIFCSDEPIKGVGIRMVEPVYLSPSFDDLLPSMVFLQNLPSVVVSHVLGPRPGERVLDMCAAPGGKTTHIAALMRGEGEVIALDRINGKVERIRQNAQVLQLDCIKAFCFNSTQAVCTEHAQNPDTTDGPPFPAESFDRVLLDAPCSGLGQRPNMGCSWSLREVRSYQPLQRKLFHAAVRLLKTGGVLVYSTCTVTLAENEEQVAWALDTFPCLSLQPQEPHIGGEGMLGAGLSHDQLRLLQRFSPVREPSGDPDQDPDPTGDLLQRANTDTIGFFIAKFLKT
- the nsun6 gene encoding tRNA (cytosine(72)-C(5))-methyltransferase NSUN6 isoform X7, encoding MEHTNCNSMLKKRFIFPKLALKPEVQSYLRNVFTNKELVAAVGQEEAESGFEELLCHLSHPPSFTCVRASTHLEPLDIIRERLLEELRQMSSYNGVDIPILSHTQVPDVLLLPVVGPRAALPENPEVIVGTQCGNAVLRGAHVFAPGILSAPKYMKAGDKVSVFSDVEGKCTRGAKEFHGKKVFVGNGVAEMGRANIFCSDEPIKGVGIRMVEPVYLSPSFDDLLPSMVFLQNLPSVVVSHVLGPRPGERVLDMCAAPGGKTTHIAALMRGEGEVIALDRINGKVERIRQNAQVLQLDCIKAFCFNSTQAVCTEHAQNPDNGPPFPAESFDRVLLDAPCSGLGQRPNMGCSWSLREVRSYQPLQRKLFHAAVRLLKTGGVLVYSTCTVTLAENEEQVAWALDTFPCLSLQPQEPHIGGEGMLGAGLSHDQLRLLQRFSPVREPSGDPDQDPDPTGDLLQRANTDTIGFFIAKFLKT
- the nsun6 gene encoding tRNA (cytosine(72)-C(5))-methyltransferase NSUN6 isoform X5, coding for MLKKRFIFPKLALKPEVQSYLRNVFTNKELVAAVGQEEAESGFEELLCHLSHPPSFTCVRASTHLEPLDIIRERLLEELRQQMSSYNGVDIPILSHTQVPDVLLLPVVGPRAALPENPEVIVGTQCGNAVLRGAHVFAPGILSAPKYMKAGDKVSVFSDVEGKCTRGAKEFHGKKVFVGNGVAEMGRANIFCSDEPIKGVGIRMVEPVYLSPSFDDLLPSMVFLQNLPSVVVSHVLGPRPGERVLDMCAAPGGKTTHIAALMRGEGEVIALDRINGKVERIRQNAQVLQLDCIKAFCFNSTQAVCTEHAQNPDTTDGPPFPAESFDRVLLDAPCSGLGQRPNMGCSWSLREVRSYQPLQRKLFHAAVRLLKTGGVLVYSTCTVTLAENEEQVAWALDTFPCLSLQPQEPHIGGEGMLGAGLSHDQLRLLQRFSPVREPSGDPDQDPDPTGDLLQRANTDTIGFFIAKFLKT
- the nsun6 gene encoding tRNA (cytosine(72)-C(5))-methyltransferase NSUN6 isoform X3 gives rise to the protein MEHTNCNSMLKKRFIFPKLALKPEVQSYLRNVFTNKELVAAVGQEEAESGFEELLCHLSHPPSFTCVRASTHLEPLDIIRERLLEELRQQMSSYNGVDIPILSHTQVPDVLLLPVVGPRAALPENPEVIVGTQCGNAVLRGAHVFAPGILSAPKYMKAGDKVSVFSDVEGKCTRGAKEFHGKKVFVGNGVAEMGRANIFCSDEPIKGVGIRMVEPVYLSPSFDDLLPSMVFLQNLPSVVVSHVLGPRPGERVLDMCAAPGGKTTHIAALMRGEGEVIALDRINGKVERIRQNAQVLQLDCIKAFCFNSTQAVCTEHAQNPDNGPPFPAESFDRVLLDAPCSGLGQRPNMGCSWSLREVRSYQPLQRKLFHAAVRLLKTGGVLVYSTCTVTLAENEEQVAWALDTFPCLSLQPQEPHIGGEGMLGAGLSHDQLRLLQRFSPVREPSGDPDQDPDPTGDLLQRANTDTIGFFIAKFLKT
- the nsun6 gene encoding tRNA (cytosine(72)-C(5))-methyltransferase NSUN6 isoform X2 encodes the protein MEHTNCNSMLKKRFIFPKLALKPEVQSYLRNVFTNKELVAAVGQEEAESGFEELLCHLSHPPSFTCVRASTHLEPLDIIRERLLEELRQMSSYNGVDIPILSHTQVPDVLLLPVVGPRAALPENPEVIVGTQCGNAVLRGAHVFAPGILSAPKYMKAGDKVSVFSDVEGKCTRGAKEFHGKKVFVGNGVAEMGRANIFCSDEPIKGVGIRMVEPVYLSPSFDDLLPSMVFLQNLPSVVVSHVLGPRPGERVLDMCAAPGGKTTHIAALMRGEGEVIALDRINGKVERIRQNAQVLQLDCIKAFCFNSTQAVCTEHAQNPDTTDGPPFPAESFDRVLLDAPCSGLGQRPNMGCSWSLREVRSYQPLQRKLFHAAVRLLKTGGVLVYSTCTVTLAENEEQVAWALDTFPCLSLQPQEPHIGGEGMLGAGLSHDQLRLLQRFSPVREPSGDPDQDPDPTGDLLQRANTDTIGFFIAKFLKT
- the nsun6 gene encoding tRNA (cytosine(72)-C(5))-methyltransferase NSUN6 isoform X4, encoding MEHTNCMLKKRFIFPKLALKPEVQSYLRNVFTNKELVAAVGQEEAESGFEELLCHLSHPPSFTCVRASTHLEPLDIIRERLLEELRQQMSSYNGVDIPILSHTQVPDVLLLPVVGPRAALPENPEVIVGTQCGNAVLRGAHVFAPGILSAPKYMKAGDKVSVFSDVEGKCTRGAKEFHGKKVFVGNGVAEMGRANIFCSDEPIKGVGIRMVEPVYLSPSFDDLLPSMVFLQNLPSVVVSHVLGPRPGERVLDMCAAPGGKTTHIAALMRGEGEVIALDRINGKVERIRQNAQVLQLDCIKAFCFNSTQAVCTEHAQNPDTTDGPPFPAESFDRVLLDAPCSGLGQRPNMGCSWSLREVRSYQPLQRKLFHAAVRLLKTGGVLVYSTCTVTLAENEEQVAWALDTFPCLSLQPQEPHIGGEGMLGAGLSHDQLRLLQRFSPVREPSGDPDQDPDPTGDLLQRANTDTIGFFIAKFLKT